The proteins below come from a single Mycobacterium parmense genomic window:
- a CDS encoding MFS transporter, which translates to MRRRRTAASLPTPLVEVGFVTYTGTRSSAPVALWRSVRSLPDFGRLLLVRMASQFADGLFQAGLAGALLFNPDRAADPMAIARAFAVLFLPYSLLGPFAGALMDRWDRRLVLVGATACRLVLIAAIGTILAVRAGDMALLLGALLANGLARFVASGLSAALPHVVPREQVVTMNSVATASGAIAAFLGANFMLVPRFVVGAGDEGASAVIFLTAIPVLIALLLSLRFGSRVLGPDETRRAVHGPALYAVVTGWLHGARTVAQRPTVAATLSGLAAHRMVIGINSLLVLLLLHHIPDPETGGLGAALLFFGAAGLGAFLANVFTPAVVRRRGRYATANGALAAAAVIQLAGAGLQLPVMVVCGFFLGVAGQVVKLCADSAIQMDVDDALRGHVFAVQDALFWVSFIASITLAAALIPDDGHAPAFALFGSALYVAGLVLHAVIGRRAEPGTG; encoded by the coding sequence ATGCGGCGGCGTCGGACCGCAGCAAGCCTGCCCACCCCACTCGTGGAAGTCGGTTTCGTGACCTATACCGGGACGCGCTCGAGCGCACCCGTAGCCCTCTGGCGGTCCGTGCGCAGTTTGCCCGATTTCGGGCGACTGCTCCTGGTACGCATGGCGAGTCAGTTCGCAGACGGCCTCTTCCAGGCGGGCCTGGCGGGAGCGCTGCTGTTCAACCCGGATCGGGCCGCCGATCCCATGGCGATCGCGCGCGCGTTCGCGGTGCTGTTCCTGCCCTACTCGCTGCTGGGTCCGTTCGCCGGAGCCCTGATGGACCGCTGGGACCGCCGGCTGGTGCTCGTCGGCGCGACCGCCTGCCGCCTGGTTCTGATCGCCGCGATCGGCACGATCCTCGCCGTGCGGGCCGGTGACATGGCCCTGTTGCTGGGGGCGCTGCTCGCCAACGGCCTGGCCCGATTCGTCGCATCCGGGCTGTCGGCGGCGCTTCCGCACGTGGTGCCGCGCGAACAGGTGGTGACGATGAACTCGGTCGCCACGGCATCGGGAGCTATCGCCGCCTTCCTCGGCGCAAACTTCATGCTGGTGCCCCGCTTCGTGGTCGGCGCCGGTGACGAGGGGGCATCCGCGGTCATCTTCCTGACCGCGATACCGGTCCTGATCGCGTTGCTGCTCTCGTTGCGGTTCGGCTCGCGCGTACTGGGCCCGGACGAAACCCGCCGCGCGGTCCACGGGCCGGCCCTCTACGCGGTGGTCACCGGCTGGTTGCACGGCGCCCGCACCGTTGCACAGCGTCCCACCGTCGCCGCCACCTTGTCCGGCCTGGCCGCACATCGAATGGTGATCGGCATCAATTCGCTGCTGGTCTTGCTGCTGCTCCACCACATTCCCGATCCCGAGACGGGGGGACTGGGGGCGGCCCTGCTGTTCTTCGGCGCCGCGGGGCTGGGGGCGTTCCTGGCGAACGTGTTCACGCCCGCCGTGGTGCGCCGCCGGGGCCGTTACGCCACGGCCAACGGCGCCCTGGCCGCGGCCGCCGTCATCCAGCTCGCAGGCGCCGGGTTGCAGCTGCCGGTGATGGTGGTGTGCGGTTTCTTCCTCGGAGTGGCCGGCCAGGTGGTCAAGCTGTGCGCCGACTCCGCGATCCAGATGGACGTCGACGACGCGCTTCGCGGGCACGTGTTCGCGGTGCAGGACGCGCTGTTCTGGGTGTCGTTCATCGCCTCGATCACCTTGGCCGCCGCCCTGATTCCCGACGACGGGCATGCACCCGCGTTCGCGCTGTTCGGCTCGGCGCTTTACGTGGCCGGCCTCGTCCTGCACGCCGTCATCGGCCGCCGCGCCGAACCGGGCACTGGCTAA
- a CDS encoding YqgE/AlgH family protein gives MVPSEDPEDYVAPAAQRVRAGTLLLANTDLLEPTFRRTVIYIVEHNDGGTLGVVLNRPSETAVYNVLPQWAKLTAKPKTMFIGGPVKRDAALCLATLRIGADAHGVPGLRHVAGRVVMVDLDADADTIAPLVEGVRIFAGYSGWTIGQLEGEIERDDWIVLSALPSDVLSGSRGDLWGQVLRRQPLPLSMLATHPIDVSRN, from the coding sequence CTGGTGCCGTCCGAGGACCCAGAGGACTATGTCGCGCCGGCCGCGCAGCGAGTGCGTGCCGGCACTTTGCTGCTGGCCAACACCGACCTCCTCGAACCGACGTTCCGGCGGACCGTCATCTACATCGTTGAGCACAACGACGGCGGCACGCTCGGCGTTGTGCTCAACCGGCCCAGCGAAACCGCCGTTTACAACGTTCTGCCCCAGTGGGCCAAGCTGACGGCCAAGCCGAAGACGATGTTCATCGGCGGGCCGGTGAAGCGAGACGCGGCCCTGTGCCTTGCGACGCTGCGCATCGGCGCCGACGCGCACGGCGTGCCCGGCCTGCGGCATGTGGCGGGCCGGGTGGTCATGGTCGATCTGGATGCCGACGCCGATACGATCGCGCCCCTGGTCGAAGGTGTGCGGATCTTCGCCGGGTACTCCGGCTGGACCATCGGTCAGCTCGAGGGCGAAATCGAGCGTGACGACTGGATCGTACTGTCGGCGTTGCCATCTGACGTTCTGTCCGGTTCGAGGGGCGACCTGTGGGGCCAGGTGTTGCGCCGGCAGCCGTTGCCGCTGTCGATGCTGGCCACCCACCCCATCGACGTCAGCCGGAACTGA
- a CDS encoding LpqN/LpqT family lipoprotein, producing the protein MIEIAPTHRAFLGGVAAGLIGVALFAGAARASADPGLPTPSPAPAVPALAPQNVLPGQVPNRLLAAPPAANPFMPPSAAGAPATQAQVAAAPAVPAPPAVTPATSGTLREYLQSKGVKLEAQTPQGLKALDITLPVPPRWTQVPDPNVPDAFAVIADRHGNSIYSSNAQVVVYKLVGNFDAREAISHGYVDSQQLLAWQPTNASMADFDGFPSSVAEGTYRDGDMILNTARRHVIATSGRDKYLVSLAVTTDRALAVADAPATDAIINGFRVTVPGAPTPAPAQVPAAAPVGLPVAGPAPAPAAPVPAPAATAPVPVTAPAPAQAPQPTPNLLAMVPGLPPLPNFSFLQH; encoded by the coding sequence ATGATCGAGATCGCCCCCACTCATCGGGCATTCCTGGGGGGCGTGGCCGCCGGCCTGATCGGTGTCGCGCTTTTTGCGGGCGCCGCCAGGGCATCGGCGGATCCGGGGCTTCCCACCCCCTCCCCCGCGCCCGCCGTCCCCGCACTGGCGCCGCAGAACGTCCTTCCCGGTCAGGTGCCCAACAGGCTGCTCGCCGCCCCGCCGGCCGCCAACCCGTTCATGCCGCCGAGCGCCGCCGGCGCGCCCGCAACGCAGGCACAGGTCGCGGCCGCGCCCGCGGTGCCGGCGCCGCCGGCCGTGACACCCGCGACCTCGGGCACGCTTCGTGAGTATCTGCAGTCGAAGGGGGTCAAGCTCGAGGCGCAGACGCCGCAGGGTCTCAAGGCGCTCGACATCACGCTGCCGGTACCGCCGCGCTGGACTCAGGTGCCCGACCCGAACGTGCCCGACGCGTTCGCGGTGATCGCCGACCGGCACGGCAACAGCATCTACTCGTCGAACGCGCAGGTGGTGGTGTACAAGCTGGTCGGCAACTTCGATGCCCGCGAGGCGATCTCGCACGGATACGTCGACAGCCAGCAGCTGCTGGCGTGGCAACCCACCAACGCATCGATGGCCGACTTCGACGGCTTTCCCTCATCGGTCGCCGAGGGCACCTACCGCGACGGCGACATGATCCTGAATACGGCGCGGCGTCACGTCATCGCCACGTCCGGGCGCGACAAGTACCTGGTGTCGCTGGCGGTCACCACCGACCGTGCGCTGGCGGTTGCCGACGCCCCGGCCACCGACGCCATCATCAACGGTTTCCGGGTGACCGTGCCGGGGGCGCCGACACCGGCCCCCGCCCAGGTCCCGGCCGCCGCGCCGGTCGGCCTGCCCGTCGCGGGGCCCGCACCCGCGCCCGCAGCCCCCGTGCCCGCGCCTGCGGCCACCGCGCCCGTTCCTGTGACCGCGCCGGCCCCCGCCCAGGCGCCGCAGCCCACGCCCAACCTCCTGGCGATGGTGCCCGGCTTGCCACCGCTGCCGAATTTCTCGTTCCTGCAGCACTGA
- the leuS gene encoding leucine--tRNA ligase, producing MTESPTTASAGTAGAASGSPSDSEAPPHRYAAALAGRIESTWQDNWARLGTFNVPNPVGSLAPTDGTPVPDDKLFVQDMFPYPSGEGLHVGHPLGYIATDVYARYFRMTGRNVLHALGFDAFGLPAEQYAVQTGTHPRTRTEANVVNFRRQLGRLGLGHDSRRSFSTTDAEFYKWTQWIFLQIYNAWFDRAANKARPIADLVAEFDSGARRLDGGREWTELSAGERADVIDGHRLVYRADSLVNWCPGLGTVLANEEVTADGRSDRGNFPVFRKRLRQWMMRITAYSDRLLDDLDLLDWPEPVKTMQRNWIGRSTGVNALFAASMTNGDEVDIEVFTTRPDTMFGATYLVLAPEHDLVDGLAAEQWPDGTDPRWTYGAATPRSAVDAYRQAIAAKSDLERQENKEKTGVFLGSCATNPANGKPVPVFIADYVLAGYGTGAIMAVPGHDQRDWDFAHQLGLPIVEVIGGGDVSEAAHTGDGVLVNSGDLDGMDVAAAKAAITARLEAEGRGCARVEFKLRDWLFARQRYWGEPFPIVYDSDGRAHPLDEAALPVELPDVPDYSPVLFDPDDADSEPSPPLAKATEWVHVELDLGDGLKPYTRDTNVMPQWAGSSWYELRYTDPHNSERFVGKENEAYWMGPRPDEHGPQDPGGVDLYVGGAEHAVLHLLYSRFWHKVLYDLGHVSSREPYRRLVNQGYIQAFAYTDARGSYVAADEVIERDGGFFYPGPDGEIEVFQEFGKIGKSLKNSISPDQICDEYGADTLRVYEMSMGPLEASRPWATKDVVGAHRFLQRVWRLVVDEQTGRTRVADGVEPGVDTLRFLHRTIAGVSEDYAALRNNTAAAKLIEYTNHLTKEHRDAAPRAAVEPLVLMLAPLAPHMAEELWLRLGHPTSLAHGPFPLADPEYLVDDRVEYPVQVNGKVRGRIVVSADADQDSLKAAALADEKVQAFLAGASPRKVIVVPGRLVNLVV from the coding sequence GTGACCGAATCCCCGACCACCGCGTCCGCGGGCACCGCCGGCGCCGCTTCGGGCTCTCCCTCGGACTCCGAGGCGCCGCCGCATCGGTACGCCGCGGCGTTGGCGGGTCGTATCGAGAGCACTTGGCAGGACAACTGGGCCAGGCTCGGTACCTTCAACGTTCCCAACCCGGTCGGCTCGCTGGCTCCCACCGACGGCACCCCGGTCCCGGACGACAAGCTGTTCGTGCAGGACATGTTTCCGTACCCCTCGGGTGAGGGACTGCACGTCGGCCACCCGCTCGGCTACATCGCCACCGATGTCTACGCCCGTTACTTCAGGATGACCGGCCGTAACGTCCTGCACGCGTTGGGCTTTGACGCCTTCGGGCTGCCCGCCGAGCAGTATGCGGTGCAGACCGGGACCCATCCGCGCACCAGGACCGAGGCCAACGTCGTCAATTTCCGTCGCCAGTTGGGCCGGCTGGGCCTGGGGCACGACAGCCGGCGCAGCTTCTCGACCACCGATGCCGAGTTCTACAAGTGGACCCAGTGGATCTTCCTGCAGATCTACAACGCGTGGTTCGATCGCGCGGCCAACAAGGCCCGCCCGATCGCCGACCTGGTGGCGGAGTTCGATTCCGGTGCGCGACGCCTTGACGGTGGCCGCGAGTGGACCGAGCTGTCGGCGGGGGAGCGGGCGGACGTGATCGACGGCCACCGGCTGGTTTACCGCGCCGACTCGCTGGTCAACTGGTGCCCGGGTCTGGGGACGGTGCTTGCCAACGAAGAGGTGACCGCCGACGGCCGCAGCGACCGCGGCAACTTCCCGGTCTTCCGGAAACGGTTGCGGCAGTGGATGATGCGGATCACGGCCTATTCCGACCGGCTCCTCGACGACCTCGACCTGCTGGACTGGCCCGAGCCGGTGAAAACGATGCAGCGCAACTGGATCGGTCGCTCCACCGGGGTCAACGCGCTGTTCGCGGCGAGCATGACCAACGGCGATGAGGTCGACATCGAGGTGTTCACCACCCGGCCCGACACGATGTTCGGCGCCACCTATCTGGTGCTGGCACCCGAGCACGACCTGGTCGACGGCCTCGCAGCGGAGCAATGGCCGGACGGGACCGATCCCCGGTGGACCTACGGCGCAGCCACACCGCGGTCGGCGGTCGACGCGTACCGCCAGGCGATCGCCGCGAAGTCTGACCTGGAGCGTCAGGAGAACAAGGAGAAGACCGGCGTCTTCCTGGGCAGTTGCGCGACCAACCCGGCCAACGGCAAACCCGTGCCGGTCTTCATCGCCGACTATGTGTTGGCCGGATACGGGACGGGCGCCATCATGGCGGTGCCCGGGCACGACCAGCGCGACTGGGATTTCGCCCACCAGCTGGGCCTGCCGATCGTGGAAGTGATTGGCGGCGGCGACGTTTCGGAGGCGGCCCACACGGGCGACGGCGTGCTGGTCAACTCCGGCGACCTCGACGGGATGGACGTGGCGGCGGCGAAGGCCGCCATCACCGCACGGCTGGAGGCCGAGGGGCGCGGTTGTGCGCGCGTCGAATTCAAGCTGCGCGACTGGCTTTTCGCGCGGCAGCGGTACTGGGGCGAGCCGTTCCCCATCGTCTACGACAGCGACGGCCGCGCGCATCCCCTCGACGAGGCCGCGCTACCGGTCGAACTGCCCGACGTGCCCGATTATTCGCCGGTGCTGTTCGACCCCGACGACGCCGACAGCGAGCCGTCGCCGCCCCTGGCCAAGGCGACCGAGTGGGTGCACGTCGAACTGGACCTCGGCGACGGGCTGAAGCCCTACACGCGCGACACCAACGTGATGCCGCAGTGGGCCGGCAGTTCGTGGTATGAGTTGCGCTACACCGACCCGCACAACTCCGAACGGTTCGTCGGCAAGGAGAACGAGGCGTACTGGATGGGGCCGCGGCCCGACGAGCATGGCCCCCAGGATCCTGGCGGGGTCGATCTGTACGTCGGCGGCGCCGAGCATGCGGTCCTGCACCTGCTGTATTCGCGGTTCTGGCACAAGGTCCTCTACGACCTGGGCCATGTCAGCTCCCGCGAGCCCTACCGCAGGCTGGTCAACCAGGGTTACATCCAGGCCTTCGCCTACACCGACGCCCGCGGGTCCTACGTCGCGGCGGATGAGGTGATCGAGCGCGACGGCGGCTTCTTCTACCCCGGGCCCGACGGCGAGATCGAGGTGTTCCAGGAATTCGGCAAAATCGGTAAGAGCTTGAAGAACTCGATATCGCCGGACCAGATCTGCGACGAGTACGGCGCCGACACCCTGCGGGTCTACGAGATGTCGATGGGACCTCTGGAGGCCTCTCGGCCGTGGGCCACCAAGGACGTCGTCGGCGCGCACCGGTTCCTGCAACGGGTGTGGCGCCTGGTCGTCGACGAGCAGACGGGCCGGACCCGGGTGGCCGACGGGGTGGAGCCGGGCGTCGACACGCTGCGGTTCCTGCACCGCACCATTGCCGGAGTGTCGGAAGACTATGCCGCCCTTCGCAACAACACCGCCGCGGCCAAGCTGATCGAGTACACCAATCACCTCACCAAAGAACACCGCGATGCGGCTCCGCGGGCGGCGGTCGAGCCGCTGGTGCTGATGCTGGCGCCGCTGGCGCCGCACATGGCCGAGGAGTTGTGGCTGCGGCTCGGCCACCCCACCTCGTTGGCGCACGGCCCGTTCCCGCTAGCCGACCCGGAGTACCTGGTCGACGACAGGGTCGAATATCCGGTGCAGGTCAACGGGAAGGTCCGGGGGCGGATCGTGGTGTCCGCGGACGCCGATCAGGATTCGCTGAAGGCCGCGGCGCTCGCCGACGAGAAGGTGCAGGCGTTCCTGGCCGGCGCCTCTCCACGCAAGGTGATCGTGGTGCCAGGCCGCCTGGTCAATCTCGTGGTGTGA
- a CDS encoding SDR family oxidoreductase, whose amino-acid sequence MPTALITGAGGGIGSAIATALAPTHTLLLAGRPSDRLDAVADRLGATTFPLDLTDTDEIEAACEIVDELDVLVHNAGVSIPGHLADSNIDEWRATFAVNVFGPVELTLSLLPALRRARGHVVFINSGAGRNVSPGMASYSASKFALRAFADSLRGDEPDLRVTTVYPGRTDSPMQRELVAFEGGEYDAANFLKPETVAAAVANAVATPRDGHVHEVVLRPARR is encoded by the coding sequence ATGCCCACTGCACTCATCACCGGGGCCGGCGGCGGTATCGGTTCGGCCATCGCCACGGCGCTGGCTCCCACGCACACCCTGCTGCTGGCCGGGCGACCCTCCGACCGGCTCGACGCGGTCGCCGATCGGCTCGGCGCCACAACCTTTCCGCTCGATCTGACCGACACCGACGAGATCGAGGCCGCGTGCGAGATCGTCGACGAACTCGACGTGCTGGTGCACAACGCCGGCGTGTCCATTCCAGGTCATCTGGCCGACTCGAACATCGACGAGTGGCGAGCCACCTTCGCCGTCAACGTGTTTGGACCCGTCGAGCTTACGCTGTCGCTGCTGCCGGCGCTGCGCCGAGCCCGCGGCCACGTGGTGTTCATCAACTCCGGCGCCGGGCGAAACGTGTCCCCCGGCATGGCGTCCTACTCGGCGAGCAAGTTCGCGTTGCGTGCGTTCGCGGACTCGCTGCGCGGCGACGAGCCGGACCTGCGCGTCACCACCGTCTATCCCGGACGCACGGACAGCCCGATGCAGCGCGAACTCGTCGCGTTCGAGGGTGGCGAATACGACGCCGCCAACTTCCTCAAGCCCGAGACCGTCGCCGCGGCGGTTGCCAACGCCGTCGCCACCCCCCGCGACGGACACGTGCACGAGGTGGTGCTGCGGCCCGCGCGGCGATAA
- a CDS encoding MarR family winged helix-turn-helix transcriptional regulator yields the protein MADSDSTAPEVTELAEGLHRALSKLFSMLRRGDPNGAAAGDLTLAQLSILVTLLDQGPIRMTDLAAHERVRTPTTTVAIRRLEKLGLVKRSRDPSDLRAVLVDITPRGRAVHGESLANRRAALAAMLSQLPVSDLEMLLKALPPLERLASGEPGPADESAARKEA from the coding sequence ATGGCGGACAGCGACTCCACCGCGCCCGAGGTGACGGAGCTTGCGGAAGGTTTGCACCGTGCGCTGTCCAAACTTTTTTCCATGCTGCGCCGCGGCGACCCCAACGGTGCGGCCGCCGGAGATTTGACGCTGGCGCAATTGTCGATTCTGGTCACCCTGCTCGATCAAGGTCCGATCCGCATGACCGACCTGGCTGCCCACGAGCGGGTGCGAACCCCCACCACCACCGTGGCGATCCGGCGCCTCGAGAAGCTCGGGCTCGTCAAGCGCTCCCGCGACCCGTCCGACCTGCGCGCCGTGCTCGTCGACATCACCCCGCGGGGACGGGCCGTTCACGGCGAGTCGCTGGCCAACCGGCGCGCAGCCCTAGCCGCGATGCTCAGTCAACTTCCCGTGTCCGATCTCGAGATGTTGCTGAAGGCGCTGCCACCGCTGGAACGGCTGGCCTCCGGCGAACCCGGCCCCGCAGACGAGTCCGCCGCGCGAAAAGAGGCCTGA
- a CDS encoding amino acid ABC transporter ATP-binding protein — protein MSGPTLAPPSVSLEAKGIHQTLGGTVVLRGVDMKAPAGSTVAIVGPSGSGKSTLLRTLNRLHEPDSGDILLDGKSVMRDDPNQLRQRIGMVFQHFNLFPHLSVLRNVTLAPQKLRRLNADAARELALAQLDRVGLKHKAAARPGMLSGGQQQRVAIARALAMAPQVMFFDEATSALDPETVKEILQLVADLGADGMTMLVVTHEMAFARSAADTVVFMDHGKVVESGPPEQIFEAAQTERLRRFLSQVL, from the coding sequence GTGAGCGGCCCCACCTTGGCGCCCCCGTCAGTCTCCCTGGAAGCCAAGGGAATTCACCAGACTTTGGGCGGCACGGTGGTGTTGCGCGGTGTGGACATGAAGGCTCCGGCGGGCAGCACGGTGGCCATCGTCGGACCGTCCGGGTCGGGTAAGTCGACGCTGCTGCGGACGTTGAATCGACTGCATGAGCCTGACAGCGGCGACATCCTGCTCGACGGCAAGTCGGTGATGCGCGACGATCCCAACCAACTTCGCCAGCGCATCGGTATGGTCTTTCAGCATTTCAACCTCTTCCCGCACCTCAGCGTGCTACGCAACGTCACGCTGGCGCCACAAAAACTGCGGCGGCTCAACGCCGACGCAGCGCGCGAGCTGGCGCTGGCACAGCTGGACCGAGTTGGCCTCAAGCACAAGGCCGCCGCCCGGCCCGGGATGCTCTCCGGCGGCCAGCAGCAACGGGTTGCCATCGCCCGCGCCCTGGCGATGGCGCCTCAGGTCATGTTCTTCGACGAGGCGACCTCGGCGCTGGATCCCGAAACGGTCAAGGAAATACTGCAACTCGTCGCCGATCTCGGGGCCGACGGCATGACCATGCTCGTCGTCACCCATGAAATGGCGTTCGCCCGGTCGGCAGCCGACACGGTCGTCTTCATGGATCACGGCAAGGTCGTGGAATCGGGCCCGCCCGAGCAGATCTTCGAAGCCGCGCAGACGGAGCGGCTGCGGCGATTCCTGTCCCAGGTGCTCTGA
- a CDS encoding ABC transporter substrate-binding protein/permease — protein sequence MTLRVGGCIRCGGQLVRLALTILIVFGVVLGGPAAPASADWNQCAPGGLDSAVALPKDLTTNPYPHRQDSGTTTTVEPLRAVNVDALGLATGGVLTVGTLSDAPPNICITPTGEFSGFDNELLRAIADKLGLEIRFVSTDFSALLAQVASGRFDVGSAAIKATDARRRTVSFTNGYDFGFFSLVVPPGSPIHKFGDLAAGQRIGVVQGTVEESFVVDTLNLKPVKYPGFATLYAALKTRQLDAWVAPGTLAMTVIRPGDPAVTVANIFSQDNFVAYAVAPQNGPLLDALNSGLDAVIADGTWANLYCQWVPRTLPPGWKPGSLFLPAPRLPNFAAIAEGQHRKPVAPSAPQSVLAQLGHSFLDWDLYKQAIPVLLTTGLPNTMILTNSALVIGLVLGMVLAMAGISQSRWLRWPARIYTDIFRGLPEVVIILIIGMGIGPLVGGLTNKNPYPLGIAALGLMAAAYIGEILRSGIQSVDPGQLEASRALGFSYATAMRLVVVPQGVRRVLPALVNQAIGLLKASALVYFLGLVADQRELFQVGRDLNAQSGSLSPLVAAGAFYLILTIPLTHLVNYIDSRLRRGGRAAADEDRGDVLTAPFSQEIT from the coding sequence ATGACTTTGCGAGTGGGCGGGTGCATCAGATGTGGTGGGCAGTTGGTCCGACTGGCCCTGACGATCCTGATCGTGTTCGGCGTGGTCCTGGGTGGACCGGCTGCTCCGGCGTCCGCCGACTGGAACCAGTGCGCACCGGGCGGCTTGGACAGCGCGGTGGCATTGCCGAAAGACCTGACCACCAACCCGTACCCGCATCGCCAGGACTCGGGCACCACCACCACCGTCGAGCCGCTCCGCGCGGTCAACGTCGACGCGTTGGGCCTCGCGACGGGGGGTGTTCTGACGGTCGGCACGTTGTCCGACGCCCCGCCCAACATCTGCATCACCCCCACCGGCGAATTCAGCGGCTTCGACAACGAGCTGCTGCGGGCGATCGCCGACAAGCTCGGTCTGGAGATCCGGTTCGTCAGCACGGATTTCTCCGCGCTGCTCGCACAGGTGGCGTCGGGGCGCTTCGACGTCGGCTCGGCGGCGATCAAGGCGACCGATGCACGCCGTCGCACCGTCTCGTTCACCAATGGCTACGACTTCGGGTTCTTCTCGCTCGTGGTGCCCCCCGGCTCACCGATCCACAAGTTCGGTGACCTCGCTGCGGGCCAGCGGATCGGCGTGGTGCAGGGCACCGTCGAGGAGTCGTTCGTCGTCGACACCCTGAATCTGAAGCCGGTGAAGTACCCCGGCTTCGCGACCCTGTACGCCGCCCTCAAGACGCGCCAGCTCGACGCCTGGGTGGCGCCCGGAACCCTGGCAATGACCGTGATCCGGCCGGGCGACCCTGCGGTCACCGTCGCGAACATCTTCAGCCAGGACAATTTCGTGGCCTACGCGGTAGCCCCACAGAACGGGCCGCTGCTCGATGCGCTGAATTCCGGTCTGGACGCTGTCATCGCCGATGGCACCTGGGCGAACCTGTACTGCCAGTGGGTGCCCCGGACGCTGCCGCCGGGCTGGAAACCCGGGTCCTTGTTTCTCCCCGCCCCGAGGCTGCCGAACTTCGCCGCGATCGCCGAGGGCCAGCACCGCAAACCGGTGGCGCCGAGCGCGCCACAGTCCGTCCTGGCGCAATTAGGTCATTCGTTCCTCGATTGGGACTTGTACAAGCAGGCCATCCCCGTGCTTTTGACCACGGGTTTGCCGAACACGATGATCCTGACGAACAGCGCGCTGGTGATCGGGCTGGTGCTGGGCATGGTGCTCGCGATGGCCGGGATCTCGCAGTCGCGCTGGCTGCGCTGGCCGGCGCGGATCTACACCGACATCTTCCGGGGCCTGCCCGAGGTGGTCATCATCCTGATCATCGGGATGGGCATCGGGCCGCTGGTTGGTGGCCTGACGAACAAGAATCCCTATCCGCTGGGGATCGCGGCCCTGGGACTGATGGCCGCCGCCTACATCGGTGAGATATTGCGTTCGGGTATTCAGAGCGTCGACCCGGGCCAGCTCGAAGCCTCGCGGGCACTCGGCTTCAGCTATGCGACCGCCATGCGGTTGGTGGTGGTGCCGCAGGGCGTACGGCGAGTGCTGCCCGCTCTGGTCAATCAGGCCATCGGACTGCTGAAGGCCTCCGCGCTGGTGTACTTCCTGGGTCTGGTCGCCGACCAGCGCGAGCTGTTTCAGGTGGGCCGCGACCTCAACGCGCAGTCCGGCAGCCTGTCGCCGCTGGTCGCTGCCGGCGCCTTCTACCTGATATTGACAATCCCGTTGACGCATTTGGTGAACTACATCGACTCGCGCCTGCGCCGGGGGGGCCGCGCGGCCGCGGACGAAGACCGCGGCGACGTGCTCACCGCGCCCTTCAGCCAGGAGATCACGTGA
- a CDS encoding GntR family transcriptional regulator, translating to MPKKYGIKEKDLVVSHILNLLLTGKLRSGDRVDRNEIALGLGVSRVPIQEALVQLEHDGIVSTRYHRGAFVERFDEATILEHYELEGMLNGIASARAATSPTPRILGQLDTLMRSLRAAKDSRTFSDLTAEYRHTINEEYAGPRLRASIRASQDIIPRAFWATYQNGREDTLPFYEDETSAIHRHDPNGARAACVARSSLMAQTMLAELFRRRVFARPDDTAGVGADSVAALADADPGPGEPSLAV from the coding sequence ATGCCGAAGAAGTACGGGATCAAGGAAAAGGACCTGGTCGTCTCGCACATCCTCAACTTGCTGCTGACGGGCAAGCTGCGCAGCGGCGACCGCGTCGACCGCAACGAGATCGCGCTCGGCCTGGGGGTGAGCCGGGTCCCGATCCAGGAGGCACTGGTCCAACTCGAACACGACGGCATCGTCTCGACCCGTTACCACCGGGGCGCGTTCGTTGAGCGCTTCGACGAAGCCACAATCCTGGAGCACTACGAACTCGAGGGCATGCTCAACGGGATCGCGTCGGCCCGGGCGGCCACCAGCCCGACGCCGCGCATCCTGGGACAGCTGGACACGCTCATGCGGTCGCTGCGAGCCGCCAAAGACTCGCGCACCTTCTCCGACCTCACCGCGGAGTATCGGCACACCATCAACGAGGAGTACGCGGGACCGCGCCTGCGCGCCTCGATCCGAGCCTCGCAGGACATCATCCCGCGCGCGTTCTGGGCGACCTACCAGAACGGCCGCGAAGACACGCTGCCGTTCTACGAAGACGAGACCTCCGCCATTCACCGGCACGACCCGAACGGCGCACGCGCCGCGTGCGTCGCTCGCTCGTCGCTGATGGCCCAGACGATGCTCGCAGAACTGTTCCGGCGCCGGGTCTTCGCCCGGCCCGACGACACGGCCGGCGTTGGCGCCGACTCCGTTGCTGCCCTCGCCGACGCCGACCCGGGCCCTGGCGAGCCGTCCCTGGCGGTGTAG